In Eublepharis macularius isolate TG4126 chromosome 4, MPM_Emac_v1.0, whole genome shotgun sequence, the following are encoded in one genomic region:
- the LOC129327072 gene encoding zinc finger protein 883-like: MQPAECPISFEEVAVRFTKAEWAMLNPDQIALYREVMVENYENVASLAISQPIHITWLQGSEVSFPLDTEEETKLAGERQNDKNYSQRHVLSFKTISHEVEEEPSGNQEESRKQKKNPVKKLGNQSVVFEAGGLLEKPAQQEYLKGKGKNKHSESETELQRESKYISHQRNHIAGERYKCSECGKAFSRLVSLTSHQRIHLGRWIKNPSGEKPLESSDCGNSSDLSESITSHQRRHTRQKSCQCSECRKTFKCNTILHSEEKPYKCLECGKSYSQTGNHTLHQRIHKGEKPYKCFDCNKSFHCRSSLTSHQRIHTGVKPYKCLECEKSFRYSAAFIYHQRIHTGEKPYKCLECGKSFRHSIGLTSHQKIHTEKKPYKCLECGKKFRHSTALTSHQRIHTGKKPYKCLECGKRFRHNTGLTSHQRIHSGEKPYQCTICGKCFSQGSHLTSHKRTHTGEKPFNCQACGRGFSQSSHLTVHQSLHTGEKPYKCLECGKSFRINGNLKVHVRIHTGEKPYKCLECGQNFGHTTSLNKHYRIHRGRKSYKCLECGKSFNARTSLISHQRIHIGEKPYKCLECGKSFRVTRYLKSHERIHTREKPYKCLYCGKSFSHTTSLNTHKRIHRGEKAYK, from the exons GAATTATGAGAATGTGGCTTCCCTAG CGATATCTCAGCCCATTCACATCACCTGGCTTCAAGGAAGTGAAGTGTCATTTCCCTTGGACACTGAAGAAGAGACCAAGTTGGCAG GTGAGAGACAGAATGACAAGAATTATAGCCAGAGACATGTGTTGTCTTTCAAAACAATCAGCCATGAAGTGGAGGAAGAGCCTTCTGGGAATCAAGAAGAATCAAGGAAGCAGAAGAAGAACCCCGTGAAGAAGTTGGGAAATCAGTCTGTAGTTTTTGAAGCTGGTGGCTTGCTTGAAAAGCCAGCTCAACAAGAATATCTCAAAGGAAAGGGGAAGAATAAGCATTCTGAAAGTGAAACAGAACTGCAAAGAGAATCTAAATATATTTCCCATCAGAGAAACCACATAGCAGGTGAACGTTATAAATGCTCTGAATGTGGAAAGGCCTTCAGCAGGCTTGTAAGCCTGACTTCTCATCAGAGAATCCATCTGGGGAGATGGATCAAGAATCCATCTGGGGAGAAACCACTTGAGAGTTCAGATTGTGGAAATAGCTCTGATCTGAGTGAAAGCATTACTTCCCATCAAAGGCGTCATACTAGGCAAAAATCATGTCAGTGCTCAGAGTGCAGGAAGACGTTCAAGTGTAATACAATTCTCCATtcagaggagaaaccatataaatgcttggaatgtggaaagagctacaGTCAAACTGGAAATCATACTTTGCATCAGAGAATTCACAAAGGGGAGAAACCTTACAAATGCTTCGACTGTAAtaaaagcttccattgcagaagtagccttacttcccatcaaagaattcacacaggggtgaAACCTtacaaatgtttggagtgtgaaAAAAGCTTCCGTTACAGCGCAGCCTTCAtttaccatcaaagaattcacacaggggagaaaccttataaatgcttggagtgtggaaaaagcttccgtCACAGCATAGGCCTCACTTctcatcaaaaaattcacacagagaagaaaccttacaaatgcttggagtgtggaaaaaagtTCCGACACAGCACAGCCCtcacttctcatcaaagaattcacacagggaagaaaccttacaaatgcttggagtgcgGAAAAAGGTTCCGTCACAACACAGGCCTCACTTCCCACCAGAGAATCCActctggagagaaaccataccaGTGCACCAtatgtgggaaatgcttcagtcAGGGATCACACCTTACTTCCCACAAAAGAACTCATACTGGTGAGAAACCATTTAATTGCCAGGCATGTGGGAGAGGCTTCAGTCAGAGCTCACACCTGACTGTACACCAAAGCCTCCACACGggagaaaagccatataaatgcttggagtgtggaaagagtttcagaaTCAATGGAAACCTTAAAGTGCATGTAAGAATCCAtacgggggagaagccatataaatgcctggagtgtgggcaAAACTTTGGTCATACCACAAGCCTTAATAAGCATTACAGAATCCACAGAGGACGAAAgtcatataaatgcctggagtgtgggaaaagcttcaatgcCAGAACAAGCCTCATttcccatcagagaatccacataggggagaagccatataaatgcttggagtgtggaaagagttttagAGTCACCAGATACCTTAAATCACATGAAAGAATCCATACacgggagaaaccgtataaatgcctttattgtgggaaaagcttcagtcatacCACAAGCCTTAATACGCATAAAAGAATCCACAGAGGAGAAAAGGCATACAAATGA